In Nitrosarchaeum koreense MY1, one genomic interval encodes:
- a CDS encoding NAD+ synthase, whose translation MNQDIINEIKNQNYAAIADSIENFLIEQIEKNHVNGLILGLSGGIDSAVLAYICKRKLKEKTLAVIMPDTQITPSIETEDAMKMIALTGLEYKLIDIKPIVNEYMHYVEPNNWAKGNLRARIRTNILYYYANAKKYLVLGSSDKSEYLMGYFTKYGDGASDLVPIISLYKLQVREIAKFLGVPQNIIEKKSSPHLWKEHEAEKELGASYEEIDSILYCIIDKKLSIDKTSEILKIDKQMVEKTYQTYINSAHKREMAQKLSEEK comes from the coding sequence TTGAACCAAGACATCATAAATGAAATTAAGAATCAAAATTATGCTGCAATTGCAGATTCTATTGAAAATTTCTTAATAGAGCAGATAGAGAAAAACCATGTAAACGGATTAATTTTAGGATTAAGCGGCGGGATAGATTCAGCTGTTTTAGCCTATATTTGCAAAAGAAAACTAAAAGAAAAAACACTTGCCGTAATAATGCCAGATACACAGATTACACCAAGTATCGAAACAGAAGACGCAATGAAGATGATTGCACTGACAGGATTAGAATACAAATTAATCGACATCAAACCAATTGTTAATGAATACATGCATTATGTAGAACCAAATAATTGGGCTAAAGGAAATCTAAGGGCAAGGATAAGAACCAATATCTTATATTATTATGCAAATGCAAAAAAGTATCTCGTATTAGGATCAAGCGATAAAAGTGAATACCTGATGGGATATTTTACAAAATATGGAGATGGAGCATCAGATCTAGTACCAATAATTTCATTATACAAATTACAAGTCAGAGAAATTGCAAAATTTTTAGGTGTGCCTCAAAACATTATTGAAAAGAAGAGCAGTCCTCACCTATGGAAGGAGCATGAAGCTGAAAAAGAATTAGGAGCATCATATGAAGAGATAGATTCTATACTTTATTGCATAATAGATAAAAAACTATCAATTGATAAAACTAGCGAGATACTAAAAATCGATAAACAAATGGTTGAAAAAACATATCAGACATACATTAACAGTGCCCACAAAAGAGAAATGGCACAAAAACTATCTGAGGAAAAATAA